The following coding sequences are from one Gossypium raimondii isolate GPD5lz chromosome 4, ASM2569854v1, whole genome shotgun sequence window:
- the LOC105780530 gene encoding uncharacterized protein LOC105780530: MVLGSSSSLTSTRLSFPSNISSIKTSKNPPSFHLLCVKASATDSPPKARFVARRKESISVRQLNRPLIEYMSLPASQYSVLDAERIERVDDNTFRCYVYRFKFFNFEVCPVLLVRVEEQPNGCCIKLLSCKLEGSPIVVAQNDKFDASMVNRISCNTIRNDSLVQELTSDAVIEVNIEVPFAFRPIPLGMIESSGTQVLEQILRLMLPRFMAQLVKDYQAWASGDTSRQPLGTGEI; encoded by the exons ATGGTCTTAGGATCTTCTTCCTCACTCACTTCAACGCGCCTTTCCTTCCCTTCAAACATATCATCCATCAAAACCTCCAAAAATCCACCGTCGTTTCACTTGCTCTGCGTTAAGGCCTCCGCCACCGACTCCCCCCCTAAAGCCCGTTTTGTCGCTCGTCGAAAGGAGTCCATTTCCGTTCGCCAGTTGAACCGCCCTCTCA TTGAGTATATGAGCTTACCAGCGAGCCAATACTCGGTGCTGGATGCAGAAAGGATTGAGAGGGTAGATGATAATACATTTAGGTGTTATGTATATAGGtttaagtttttcaatttcGAGGTTTGCCCTGTTTTGCTTGTTAGAGTTGAAGAACAGCCTAATGGTTGCTGTATTAAGCTCTTGTCTTGTAAG CTGGAGGGCTCACCAATTGTGGTTGCACAGAATGATAAGTTTGATG CTTCTATGGTCAACCGAATATCGTGCAATACCATCCGAAATGACTCATTAGTACAAGAGCTTACATCGGACGCAGTTATTGAG GTCAACATCGAGGTTCCTTTTGCATTTAGACCAATTCCATTGGGAATGATTGAATCAAGTGGGACCCAAGTCCTTGAACAAATACTCAGGCTGATGCTGCCCCGTTTTATGGCGCAG